One genomic segment of Mesoterricola silvestris includes these proteins:
- a CDS encoding 4Fe-4S binding protein: MRPSRHRARRAVQILVLLGGTLLPWTNLFRIDAPAVRVVFGGRSYPLEWPYVLGIIVPFLGIVWGLALLSFKKGRVFCGWACPYGSLVEFFEGIRTAAGWGSNRLVAAWMRRSPLHRLGLRAGALATLAVAPLLLGASLAAYLYPPARILRELTTPLDPRNQGQVVLWAWMALVLVSSWLAGFLVRFHFCRMVCIYGMGQAMAASAADPARVLRPRYRPADLSACGSCRACLKACFVEVDPREKDLQLGFSAGCFNCGDCVDVCETVQGHKGRPALLTFERPPASPKAPRPKESEEPW, from the coding sequence ATGAGGCCATCCCGGCACAGGGCCCGGCGGGCCGTGCAGATCCTCGTTCTCCTGGGCGGGACCCTCCTGCCCTGGACGAACCTGTTCCGCATCGACGCGCCGGCGGTGCGGGTGGTGTTCGGCGGGAGGTCCTATCCCCTGGAATGGCCCTACGTCCTGGGGATCATCGTTCCCTTCCTGGGGATCGTCTGGGGCCTGGCCCTCCTTTCCTTCAAAAAGGGCCGGGTGTTCTGCGGGTGGGCCTGCCCCTATGGGAGCCTGGTGGAATTCTTCGAGGGGATCCGCACGGCGGCGGGCTGGGGCTCCAACCGCCTGGTGGCCGCCTGGATGCGCCGGTCCCCCCTGCACCGCCTGGGTCTCAGGGCAGGGGCCCTGGCCACCCTGGCGGTGGCGCCGCTCCTGCTGGGGGCGAGCCTGGCGGCCTACCTCTATCCACCCGCCCGGATCCTCCGGGAGCTCACGACGCCCCTGGATCCGCGGAACCAGGGCCAGGTGGTGCTCTGGGCCTGGATGGCCCTCGTGCTGGTTTCCAGTTGGCTCGCGGGATTCCTGGTGCGCTTCCATTTCTGCCGGATGGTGTGCATCTATGGCATGGGCCAGGCCATGGCGGCCTCCGCCGCGGACCCGGCCCGGGTGCTCCGCCCCCGGTACCGCCCCGCGGATCTCTCCGCCTGCGGATCCTGCCGGGCCTGCCTCAAGGCCTGCTTCGTGGAGGTGGACCCCCGGGAAAAGGACCTGCAACTGGGCTTCTCCGCCGGGTGCTTCAACTGCGGGGACTGCGTGGACGTGTGCGAAACGGTCCAGGGCCACAAGGGGCGCCCTGCCCTCCTCACCTTCGAGCGTCCCCCGGCTTCCCCCAAGGCGCCCCGGCCCAAGGAATCCGAAGAACCCTGGTAG
- a CDS encoding KpsF/GutQ family sugar-phosphate isomerase, giving the protein MTQRSGSSQTGALAPSQAALHVITATRRALEALEDRWDPARLEAFTDHLVARGGRVVLTGVGKSGLIAQKISATLASTGCPSFFIHPTDALHGDLGMITAQDTVLILSNSGETEEVLKLLPSLIRLGVGIASITSNGESRLAAASGWCFTYDLPDGEGCPLNFAPMASTTLQLLWGDLLAAYFMTRTGFTLERFAQLHPAGNLGARLLKTRDLMHRDFPKVRKDASLVDALAAMTGGKLGMTTVMDGAGLLGIISDGDIRRALEKAQRENLNPLDLSARAIMTADPVAVEPGTLAIEAARILESRKITFLVVKEGTQAAGILHIHDLLGAKVI; this is encoded by the coding sequence GTGACGCAACGATCCGGTTCATCCCAGACCGGGGCCCTGGCCCCGTCCCAGGCGGCGCTCCACGTCATCACCGCCACCCGCAGGGCCCTGGAGGCCCTGGAGGACCGCTGGGATCCGGCGCGCCTGGAGGCCTTCACGGACCACCTGGTGGCGCGGGGGGGCAGGGTGGTCCTCACGGGGGTCGGCAAGTCCGGCCTCATCGCCCAGAAGATCTCCGCCACCCTGGCCTCCACCGGCTGCCCCAGCTTCTTCATCCATCCCACCGACGCCCTCCACGGGGACCTGGGCATGATCACCGCCCAGGACACCGTCCTCATCCTCAGCAACAGCGGCGAGACCGAGGAGGTCCTCAAGCTCCTGCCGAGCCTCATCCGCCTGGGCGTGGGCATCGCCTCCATCACCTCCAACGGGGAAAGCCGACTGGCGGCGGCCTCCGGATGGTGCTTCACCTACGATCTGCCCGACGGCGAAGGCTGCCCGCTCAATTTCGCCCCCATGGCCTCCACGACCCTCCAGCTCCTGTGGGGCGATCTCCTGGCCGCCTACTTCATGACCCGCACCGGGTTCACCCTGGAGCGCTTCGCCCAGCTGCACCCCGCCGGGAACCTGGGCGCCCGGTTGCTCAAGACCCGGGACCTCATGCACCGGGATTTCCCGAAGGTCCGGAAGGACGCCAGCCTCGTGGACGCCCTGGCGGCCATGACCGGCGGCAAGCTGGGCATGACCACCGTCATGGACGGCGCCGGCCTCCTGGGCATCATCAGCGACGGGGATATCCGCCGCGCCCTGGAAAAGGCCCAGCGGGAGAACCTCAACCCCCTGGATCTCTCGGCCCGGGCCATCATGACCGCCGACCCCGTGGCGGTGGAGCCGGGCACCCTGGCCATCGAGGCCGCCCGGATCCTGGAGTCCCGGAAGATCACCTTCCTGGTGGTGAAGGAGGGGACCCAGGCGGCCGGGATCCTCCACATCCACGATCTCCTGGGCGCCAAGGTCATCTAG
- a CDS encoding LptF/LptG family permease — translation MRSTILKYLLKNWTWPFLGALVFYGGLLMAYEVVGLSKEIFSMGAPFRWVVPLLLLSVPDNLGMVLPMAAVLGGLMGMQHLTDGSEMVAAQGLGVGMRAIVKPWLIMAGTLLAVGTFNAHVVVPWANSTQQFAQARMVEEARTRFLRPGAPPWFPSTSTGSAVWMAPDGQVHLMEVNSLGVQHLVARSLLWGQSPKGVEKTSINLKMVDLNGCVYHREDASIVHVQEKEHLYAIQVPEVPKLLKATNARFRSTRDLLASTEAEASVELTRRFTLPIASCALLLLGIALGLGHPRFQKGGAILKSLGVILLYYLILKYFESQIIYAKSQLLFPRIALVALPWVFLAAGFLLLRRKLHPHHSNRLQRILPVDAVARLDALRQRGSQICLGFVSKYFKTFVKALASLRSRQPRRNILADWTRSLWWKNWGGVMGTFLALSLLIEYATLAGDLAHNHVSILVFFQYWLWNLPPFLSVVLPLAFLLGGVLALSDAAVSREWVALRAGGTSLAQWCRAGFAAWGGVLALTFVLQAFVAPYAYQQADPLYRQILGRPARSAATKPWMHLGSTGVVWFLDGTARWGFPLKAPGEAFILLKWRMGDVASEGLPWGGMAFEEGPPAFRLFPSRALRESASADSAATLDLFQWQHWAPDPERATLIWNRILNWLAGPCLLFAMLPYAFPSPRGGRGSALGFSLVAGLVFMGLQALFSGAAKAGDLPSAWGVLCPMLLLFGFGLLRLNRLRT, via the coding sequence GTGCGCTCCACCATCCTGAAATACCTGCTGAAAAACTGGACCTGGCCCTTCCTGGGGGCCCTGGTGTTCTACGGTGGACTCCTCATGGCCTACGAGGTGGTGGGCCTGTCCAAGGAGATCTTCTCCATGGGCGCGCCCTTCCGGTGGGTGGTGCCCCTCCTCCTCCTCAGCGTCCCGGACAACCTGGGCATGGTGCTGCCCATGGCCGCGGTGCTGGGGGGACTCATGGGCATGCAGCACCTCACGGACGGTTCCGAGATGGTGGCCGCCCAGGGCCTGGGCGTCGGCATGCGGGCCATCGTGAAACCGTGGCTCATCATGGCCGGCACCCTCCTGGCGGTGGGCACCTTCAACGCCCACGTGGTGGTCCCCTGGGCCAACTCCACCCAGCAGTTCGCCCAGGCCCGGATGGTGGAGGAGGCCCGGACCCGGTTCCTGCGGCCGGGGGCGCCCCCCTGGTTCCCCAGCACCTCCACGGGCAGCGCCGTGTGGATGGCCCCCGATGGCCAGGTTCACCTCATGGAGGTCAACAGCCTGGGCGTGCAGCACCTGGTGGCCCGTTCCCTCCTCTGGGGACAGAGTCCCAAGGGAGTTGAGAAGACAAGCATTAATCTAAAAATGGTTGATCTTAACGGGTGCGTATACCACCGGGAGGACGCCAGCATCGTCCATGTCCAGGAGAAGGAGCACCTGTACGCCATCCAGGTGCCCGAGGTGCCCAAACTCCTCAAGGCCACCAACGCGCGGTTCCGGTCCACCCGGGACCTCCTGGCCAGCACGGAGGCGGAGGCCTCGGTGGAACTCACCCGCCGGTTCACCCTGCCCATCGCCTCCTGCGCCCTGCTGCTGCTGGGCATCGCCCTGGGCCTGGGGCACCCGCGGTTCCAGAAGGGGGGCGCCATCCTCAAGAGCCTCGGCGTGATCCTGCTTTACTATTTGATCCTCAAGTACTTTGAAAGTCAGATTATATACGCGAAATCGCAACTCCTCTTCCCGCGCATCGCCCTGGTCGCCCTGCCCTGGGTCTTCCTGGCGGCGGGATTCCTTCTGCTCAGGCGGAAGCTCCATCCCCACCACTCCAACCGGCTCCAGCGGATCCTGCCCGTGGATGCCGTCGCCCGCCTGGATGCCCTGCGGCAAAGGGGCTCGCAGATATGTTTAGGATTCGTCTCCAAGTATTTTAAAACATTCGTTAAAGCCCTGGCCTCCCTGCGCAGCCGGCAGCCGCGCCGGAACATCCTGGCGGATTGGACCCGGTCCCTTTGGTGGAAGAACTGGGGGGGCGTCATGGGCACCTTCCTGGCCCTGAGCCTGCTCATCGAGTACGCCACCCTCGCCGGGGACCTGGCCCACAACCACGTTTCGATCCTCGTGTTCTTCCAATACTGGCTGTGGAATCTGCCGCCCTTCCTGTCGGTGGTGCTGCCCCTGGCCTTCCTTCTGGGCGGGGTGCTGGCCCTGTCGGACGCGGCGGTTTCCCGGGAATGGGTGGCCCTGAGGGCCGGCGGCACGAGCCTGGCCCAGTGGTGCCGGGCCGGATTCGCCGCCTGGGGGGGCGTCCTGGCGCTCACCTTCGTGCTCCAGGCCTTCGTGGCGCCCTACGCGTACCAGCAGGCGGACCCCCTCTACCGGCAGATCCTGGGCCGTCCAGCCCGCAGCGCGGCCACGAAACCCTGGATGCACCTGGGTTCCACCGGGGTGGTGTGGTTCCTGGACGGCACGGCCCGCTGGGGCTTCCCCCTCAAGGCCCCGGGCGAAGCCTTCATCCTCCTCAAATGGCGCATGGGGGACGTGGCCTCGGAGGGCCTGCCCTGGGGCGGCATGGCCTTCGAGGAGGGCCCGCCGGCCTTCCGCCTCTTCCCCAGCCGGGCCCTGCGGGAATCCGCCTCCGCGGACAGCGCCGCCACCCTGGACCTCTTCCAGTGGCAGCACTGGGCACCGGATCCTGAAAGAGCGACACTGATTTGGAACCGTATCCTCAACTGGCTTGCGGGACCCTGCCTCCTCTTCGCCATGCTTCCCTACGCCTTCCCTTCCCCGCGGGGCGGCCGGGGTTCCGCCCTGGGGTTCAGCCTCGTGGCGGGGCTGGTCTTCATGGGGCTGCAGGCCCTCTTCAGCGGCGCGGCCAAGGCGGGGGACCTGCCTTCGGCCTGGGGGGTCCTGTGCCCCATGCTGCTCCTGTTCGGGTTCGGGCTGTTGCGCCTGAACCGGCTCCGCACATGA
- a CDS encoding substrate-binding domain-containing protein, whose amino-acid sequence MKRLPERAGVLLVSALLLAMGSLHAADGGAVLRVGGAGAGLGTLKRLGEAFQNVQPGAKVQMVPNLGSSGGIKALLDGAVDLAVAARPLRPGEFQGGARAHPYGRTPFLFIANLDVPSTQVTPADLEALLEGRLRNWPGGPRARIVLRPLGDGDTDLMAALSPAMAQALRAAHGRTGMVLAVTDQEALDAVARIPGALGTSTLAQLVTEPRSVKVLRYNGSEPNLKNLAAGAYPLAKAMALVTGPRSPALAQAFLRFVRSPQGRALLSATGHLPEEGEP is encoded by the coding sequence ATGAAACGGCTGCCGGAACGCGCGGGGGTTCTCCTGGTTTCGGCCCTCTTGCTGGCGATGGGGTCCCTCCACGCCGCGGACGGCGGGGCCGTGCTCCGCGTGGGCGGCGCGGGCGCGGGCCTGGGCACCCTGAAACGCCTGGGGGAGGCGTTCCAGAACGTCCAGCCCGGCGCGAAGGTGCAGATGGTTCCCAACCTCGGCAGTTCGGGGGGCATCAAGGCCCTCCTGGACGGCGCGGTGGACCTGGCGGTGGCCGCCCGGCCCCTGCGGCCCGGGGAGTTCCAGGGCGGGGCCCGGGCCCATCCCTACGGGCGCACCCCCTTCCTCTTCATCGCCAACCTGGACGTCCCCTCCACCCAGGTCACCCCGGCGGACCTGGAGGCCCTGCTGGAAGGCCGGCTCCGGAACTGGCCCGGAGGCCCGCGCGCGCGCATCGTGCTCCGGCCCCTGGGCGACGGGGACACCGACCTCATGGCGGCCCTTTCCCCCGCCATGGCCCAGGCCCTCCGCGCCGCCCATGGCCGGACCGGGATGGTCCTGGCCGTCACGGACCAGGAGGCCCTGGACGCGGTGGCGCGGATCCCGGGCGCCCTGGGCACCTCCACCCTGGCCCAGCTCGTCACGGAACCCAGGTCCGTGAAGGTGCTCCGCTACAACGGATCCGAACCAAACCTCAAGAACCTTGCCGCGGGTGCCTACCCCCTGGCCAAGGCCATGGCCCTGGTCACCGGACCCCGCTCCCCGGCCCTGGCCCAGGCCTTCCTCCGGTTCGTCCGCTCACCCCAGGGCCGCGCCCTCCTGTCGGCCACGGGCCACCTGCCCGAGGAAGGTGAGCCATGA
- a CDS encoding VOC family protein has translation MEKITPCLWFDGKAEEAARFYVSVFEDGKLLAVTHYGENAPQPAGTVMTVLFSVNGQTFMGLNAGPAFTFSPAVSFMVNCDTQAEIDRYWARLSEGGQEVECGWVRDRFGLSWQIVPRSLGAMMASGDPAAVQRMVQAVWTMKKLDLAVLEKAFRREA, from the coding sequence ATGGAAAAGATAACGCCCTGCCTCTGGTTCGACGGCAAAGCCGAAGAGGCTGCCCGCTTCTATGTGTCCGTATTCGAGGACGGCAAGCTCCTGGCCGTGACCCACTATGGCGAAAACGCCCCCCAGCCCGCCGGCACCGTCATGACCGTCCTCTTCAGCGTCAACGGCCAGACCTTCATGGGCCTCAACGCGGGGCCGGCCTTCACCTTCTCCCCGGCGGTGTCCTTCATGGTGAACTGCGACACCCAGGCGGAGATCGACCGGTACTGGGCCCGCCTTTCGGAGGGGGGCCAGGAGGTGGAATGCGGCTGGGTCCGGGACCGCTTCGGCCTCTCCTGGCAGATCGTCCCCCGGTCCCTGGGGGCCATGATGGCCAGCGGGGATCCCGCGGCCGTGCAGCGCATGGTCCAGGCGGTGTGGACCATGAAGAAGCTGGATCTGGCGGTTCTGGAAAAGGCCTTCCGCAGGGAAGCCTGA
- a CDS encoding FKBP-type peptidyl-prolyl cis-trans isomerase: MRFPAFLLPCALLAAADRFPVPPAPAELAAPAGAEVTATGLASMVLRPGTGDRPGAEDLVTVEYTLWTPDGKVLDSTARHDGPLTRPLPRLLKGMAEGLQLMRTGEKRRFWIPPALGRPGGVLILDAELLETAPSPYKAPADVAGPGEGARVLSSGLALRVLREGKGPHPTHKSRVQVNYTGWTTDGRMFDSSWKTGQPATFALDQVIRGWTEALQLLSPGSKARLWVPEKLAYRGERGMPAGMLVFDVELVEIL, encoded by the coding sequence ATGCGATTCCCCGCCTTCCTCCTCCCCTGCGCCCTCCTGGCCGCCGCCGACCGCTTCCCGGTGCCCCCCGCCCCGGCGGAACTCGCCGCCCCCGCCGGGGCCGAGGTCACCGCCACGGGCCTGGCCTCCATGGTGCTGCGCCCCGGCACGGGCGACCGTCCAGGGGCGGAGGACCTGGTGACGGTGGAGTACACCCTGTGGACCCCGGACGGCAAGGTGCTGGATTCCACCGCCCGCCACGACGGCCCCCTGACCCGGCCGCTGCCCCGGCTCCTGAAGGGCATGGCCGAGGGGCTCCAGCTCATGCGCACCGGGGAAAAGCGCCGCTTCTGGATTCCCCCGGCCCTGGGCCGCCCCGGCGGGGTCCTCATCCTGGACGCGGAGCTGCTGGAAACCGCCCCTTCGCCCTACAAGGCCCCCGCGGACGTGGCCGGCCCCGGGGAGGGGGCCCGGGTCCTGTCCTCGGGCCTGGCCCTGCGGGTGCTGCGGGAGGGCAAGGGCCCCCATCCCACCCACAAGAGCCGGGTCCAGGTGAACTACACCGGCTGGACCACGGACGGCCGCATGTTCGATAGCTCCTGGAAGACGGGCCAGCCCGCCACCTTCGCCCTGGACCAGGTCATCCGCGGATGGACCGAGGCCCTCCAACTGCTTTCCCCGGGGAGCAAGGCCCGCCTGTGGGTGCCGGAGAAACTGGCCTACCGCGGCGAACGGGGAATGCCGGCGGGCATGCTGGTCTTCGACGTGGAACTGGTGGAGATCCTGTAG
- a CDS encoding FAD:protein FMN transferase translates to MLGSQLLLPVVLLGAPAATLDREVLCMGTRLGIHLEGPGLPEASARILQEMARIERACSTWDPGSRWSALNGAKGAPVALDREWLVLLGEVQAWSSRTGGAFDPVLGRLLEAWGTRSGGRVPSPAQWERARRASGSGLLVLEGGTARLRDPEAAVEEGGFLKGYALDAARRAVPATAGWLDFGGQILAWGASREVAVADADDRRATRLTLVLPEGMSLASSGCAERGRHILDPSTGRPCPDWGAVAVVAGSGLEADVLSTALYVLGPERGLEWARDHGTAAAFLLHGGAVRETEAFAALKAR, encoded by the coding sequence ATGCTTGGTTCACAGCTTCTTCTCCCCGTGGTTCTCCTGGGCGCGCCGGCCGCGACCCTGGACCGGGAGGTGCTGTGCATGGGCACCCGCCTGGGCATCCACCTGGAAGGGCCCGGCCTGCCGGAGGCCTCGGCCCGCATCCTCCAGGAGATGGCCCGCATCGAGCGGGCCTGCTCCACCTGGGACCCGGGGAGCCGGTGGAGCGCGCTCAACGGGGCCAAGGGCGCGCCCGTGGCCCTGGACCGGGAATGGCTGGTGCTGCTGGGCGAGGTCCAGGCCTGGAGCTCGCGCACCGGCGGGGCCTTCGATCCGGTGCTGGGCAGGCTCCTGGAGGCCTGGGGCACCCGGTCGGGGGGACGGGTCCCCTCCCCCGCCCAATGGGAACGGGCCCGCCGGGCCTCGGGCAGCGGCCTCCTGGTGCTGGAGGGGGGCACGGCCCGCCTGCGGGATCCCGAGGCGGCGGTGGAGGAGGGGGGCTTCCTCAAGGGCTACGCCCTGGACGCGGCCCGGCGCGCGGTGCCGGCCACGGCGGGATGGCTGGACTTCGGGGGGCAGATCCTCGCCTGGGGGGCCTCCCGGGAGGTGGCCGTGGCCGACGCCGATGACCGCCGGGCCACCCGGCTCACCCTGGTGCTTCCGGAGGGCATGTCCCTGGCCTCCAGCGGCTGCGCGGAACGGGGCCGGCACATCCTGGACCCCTCCACCGGAAGGCCCTGCCCCGACTGGGGGGCGGTGGCCGTGGTGGCGGGCTCCGGCCTGGAGGCGGATGTGCTGTCCACGGCCCTGTACGTCCTGGGGCCGGAGCGGGGGCTGGAGTGGGCCCGGGACCACGGCACGGCCGCGGCCTTCCTCCTGCACGGCGGCGCCGTGCGCGAAACCGAGGCCTTCGCGGCCCTGAAGGCGAGGTGA
- a CDS encoding SpoVG family protein: MLNITEVRITKVDGDDKLRAFAGMVLDDCFLVGDLRVMENEEGYYVTMPSKRKRDGSFKDIAYPLSPDTKEFVERKVLLAYEAATGNRAISRIEDGQGATVRPDLLGVEEFGFTPKANP, translated from the coding sequence ATGCTGAACATCACCGAAGTGCGGATCACCAAAGTGGACGGGGACGACAAACTCCGCGCCTTCGCGGGGATGGTCCTGGACGACTGCTTCCTCGTGGGCGATCTGCGGGTCATGGAGAACGAGGAGGGCTACTACGTCACCATGCCCAGCAAACGCAAGCGGGACGGGTCCTTCAAGGACATCGCCTACCCCCTGAGCCCCGACACCAAGGAATTCGTGGAACGCAAGGTCCTCCTGGCCTACGAGGCCGCCACCGGCAACCGCGCCATCTCCCGCATCGAGGACGGCCAGGGCGCCACGGTCCGGCCCGATCTCCTGGGCGTCGAGGAGTTCGGCTTCACCCCCAAAGCCAACCCCTGA
- a CDS encoding PilZ domain-containing protein translates to MEKRKHSRTALISDYTTQFHLGGKDFNKIQVANIGTHGCCVKLPIGSAQYLKGKPVLENMILLHADSKKYSLKGKVAWHEEPRGQKDAWITAGVEFLETPAECVREISEYVIATVPKGSK, encoded by the coding sequence ATGGAAAAGCGAAAGCATTCCCGCACGGCCCTCATTTCCGACTACACCACCCAGTTCCACCTGGGCGGCAAGGACTTCAACAAGATCCAGGTGGCCAACATCGGCACCCACGGGTGCTGCGTCAAGCTGCCCATCGGCTCGGCCCAGTACCTCAAGGGAAAGCCCGTGCTGGAGAACATGATCCTCCTCCACGCCGATTCGAAGAAGTATTCCCTCAAGGGCAAGGTGGCCTGGCACGAGGAGCCCAGGGGCCAGAAGGACGCCTGGATCACCGCGGGCGTGGAGTTCCTGGAAACCCCCGCGGAATGCGTGCGGGAGATCTCCGAGTACGTCATCGCCACGGTCCCCAAAGGTTCTAAGTAG
- a CDS encoding aminotransferase class IV — protein sequence MGRQIFFNGGFHEETEKLLSIQDRGLCFADGLFEVIRCVNGRFLLFTKHIARMRQSAAELRMDFPHSDGELLEACRELSRRNGVLDGELYLEITRGEAPRYHTFPEGVRPTFFIVLIPLRKMPENCWSVGVRTVTFPDTRGAYCHLKTINLLPNVLGKQHAKEKGAFEALFTREDARGRYLTEGPSSSIFCIRNGVLFTPELDNILPGTTRHFVIQLAREEGLEVREQRLHLQDFLEADEHFISSTVSEVMPVIQLDETVLGRGAKGPLTTRLQERYAAFKGDHLE from the coding sequence ATGGGCCGACAAATCTTCTTCAATGGCGGGTTCCACGAGGAGACCGAGAAGCTCCTCAGCATCCAGGACCGGGGCCTTTGCTTCGCCGACGGCCTGTTCGAAGTGATCCGGTGCGTCAACGGCCGCTTCCTGCTCTTCACCAAGCACATCGCCCGCATGCGCCAGAGCGCCGCCGAGCTGCGCATGGATTTCCCCCATTCCGACGGCGAGCTGCTGGAGGCCTGCCGGGAGCTCTCCCGGCGCAACGGGGTGCTGGACGGCGAACTCTACCTGGAGATCACCCGGGGCGAGGCCCCGCGCTACCACACCTTCCCCGAGGGCGTGCGGCCCACCTTCTTCATCGTCCTCATCCCCCTGCGGAAGATGCCCGAGAACTGCTGGAGCGTGGGCGTGAGGACCGTCACCTTCCCGGATACCCGCGGCGCCTACTGCCACCTCAAGACCATCAACCTGCTGCCCAATGTCCTGGGCAAGCAGCACGCCAAGGAGAAGGGGGCCTTCGAGGCCCTCTTCACCCGCGAGGACGCCCGGGGCCGCTACCTCACCGAGGGCCCCAGCTCCTCCATCTTCTGCATCCGGAACGGCGTCCTGTTCACCCCGGAACTGGACAACATCCTGCCCGGCACCACCCGCCATTTCGTGATCCAGCTTGCCCGGGAGGAGGGCCTGGAGGTGCGGGAACAGCGGCTCCACCTCCAGGATTTCCTGGAAGCGGACGAGCACTTCATCTCCAGCACGGTCTCCGAGGTGATGCCCGTGATCCAGTTGGACGAAACGGTCCTGGGCCGCGGCGCCAAGGGCCCCCTGACCACCCGGCTCCAGGAGCGCTACGCGGCCTTCAAGGGAGATCACCTGGAATAA
- a CDS encoding hybrid sensor histidine kinase/response regulator produces the protein MMGAEARYPARAALFTTLFSLLAGLLLPAVFAALSLGNLKGIMETEAELNGGLLSRIIGANPELWRYETVRLEELLAGRDRSRTPEARRLYDLKGGLVCESVDPLRFPTVRIAFPVSDGGVPVGRLEIERSFLPTFLVSALLSLAGLSAAFLLRRHLPFRAAAQAHAFLREVLEACDSAIVVLAPDGRIRFCNGRFLTLVGKPGVDLRGRALTEFFEGGHRARVEAELGDLAGGRIPKAEFETRIHPPGGAPRDLLFDAVPLTTQGMVLSLLDITGHKAREAELAKMEFQVQRAQKMASLGSLAGGVAHEMNNVLAAILGLASTHLELQPAGSTVRQAFATIVQAAERGGKVVKTLLGFARNRPAEERRLDLNELLRAQGDLLELSTQGRVDRVLDLAEDLPPMLGDADALTTALMNLFTNAMEAMGENGRLTLRTRRDGEGWIEAVVEDNGRGMAPEVLDRALDPFFTTKEVGQGTGLGLAVVFNTVRAHRGELEIQSELGRGTRVRLRFPALAAAEEAAPRPAPASALEVLVVDDDELFQESLAMILRLRGHGVRGAARGEEALTQVQAGYRPDVVILDLNMPGLGGAGTLPHLRAALPGVPIVLATGRADQTALDLTGAHPQVTLVPKPFSVTDLEAAFTRMGLGIRAAT, from the coding sequence ATGATGGGCGCCGAGGCTCGCTACCCGGCCCGGGCGGCCCTGTTCACCACCCTCTTCTCGCTGCTGGCGGGACTCCTCCTGCCCGCGGTGTTCGCGGCCCTTTCCCTGGGGAACCTGAAGGGCATCATGGAGACCGAGGCCGAACTGAACGGCGGGCTCCTTTCCCGGATCATCGGCGCGAACCCGGAGCTGTGGCGCTACGAAACGGTCCGCCTGGAAGAGCTCCTGGCGGGCCGGGACCGGTCCCGCACGCCGGAGGCGCGCCGGCTCTATGACCTGAAGGGCGGGCTGGTGTGCGAAAGCGTGGATCCCCTGCGGTTTCCCACGGTGCGCATCGCCTTCCCGGTCAGCGACGGGGGCGTTCCGGTGGGACGCCTGGAGATCGAGCGGTCCTTCCTGCCCACCTTCCTGGTGTCGGCCCTCCTGTCCCTGGCGGGCCTTTCCGCGGCCTTCCTCCTGCGCCGCCACCTGCCCTTCCGGGCGGCGGCCCAGGCCCACGCCTTCCTGCGGGAGGTGCTGGAGGCCTGCGACAGCGCCATCGTGGTGCTGGCGCCCGACGGGCGGATCCGGTTCTGCAATGGCCGCTTCCTGACCCTGGTGGGAAAGCCCGGGGTGGATCTGCGGGGACGGGCCCTGACGGAGTTCTTCGAAGGCGGGCACCGCGCCCGGGTGGAGGCGGAGCTGGGGGACCTGGCCGGCGGCAGGATCCCCAAGGCGGAATTCGAGACGCGCATCCACCCCCCGGGAGGCGCCCCCCGGGACCTGCTGTTCGACGCCGTGCCCCTGACCACCCAGGGCATGGTCCTTTCGCTCCTGGATATCACCGGACACAAGGCCCGGGAGGCCGAACTGGCGAAAATGGAATTCCAGGTCCAGCGCGCCCAGAAGATGGCAAGCCTCGGCAGCCTGGCCGGAGGGGTGGCCCACGAAATGAACAACGTGCTGGCGGCCATCCTGGGCCTGGCCTCCACCCACCTGGAACTGCAACCGGCGGGCAGCACGGTCCGCCAGGCCTTCGCCACCATCGTCCAGGCCGCTGAACGGGGCGGAAAGGTGGTGAAGACCCTCCTGGGCTTCGCCCGGAACCGGCCCGCGGAGGAGCGGCGCCTGGATCTCAATGAGCTGCTCCGGGCCCAGGGGGACCTCCTGGAGCTTTCCACCCAGGGCCGGGTGGACCGGGTGCTGGACCTGGCGGAGGACCTGCCCCCCATGCTCGGGGACGCCGACGCCCTCACCACGGCCCTGATGAACCTTTTCACCAACGCCATGGAGGCCATGGGCGAAAATGGCCGCCTGACCTTGCGCACCCGCCGGGACGGGGAGGGATGGATCGAAGCGGTGGTGGAGGACAACGGGCGGGGCATGGCCCCCGAGGTCCTGGACCGGGCCCTGGATCCCTTCTTCACCACCAAGGAGGTGGGCCAGGGCACCGGCCTGGGGCTCGCGGTGGTCTTCAACACCGTGCGGGCCCACCGGGGGGAACTGGAGATCCAGAGCGAACTGGGCCGGGGCACCCGGGTGCGCCTGCGGTTCCCGGCCCTGGCCGCCGCGGAGGAGGCGGCCCCCCGGCCCGCCCCGGCCTCCGCCCTGGAGGTGCTGGTGGTGGACGACGACGAGCTGTTCCAGGAATCCCTGGCCATGATCCTGCGCCTGCGGGGCCACGGGGTGAGGGGGGCGGCCCGGGGGGAGGAGGCCCTGACGCAGGTCCAGGCCGGCTACCGGCCCGATGTGGTGATCCTGGACCTGAACATGCCGGGCCTGGGAGGGGCCGGAACCCTTCCCCACCTGCGCGCCGCCCTGCCCGGGGTCCCCATCGTCCTGGCCACCGGACGGGCCGACCAGACCGCCCTGGACCTCACCGGGGCCCACCCCCAGGTCACCCTCGTCCCCAAACCCTTCTCGGTGACCGACCTGGAAGCGGCCTTCACCCGCATGGGGCTGGGAATCCGGGCGGCTACTTAG